The proteins below come from a single Terriglobales bacterium genomic window:
- a CDS encoding tRNA guanosine(34) transglycosylase Tgt, which produces MSLEFRIEATCGPARAGRLITPHGEVETPVFMPVGTLATVKGVPQHLLEELGVNILLSNTYHLLLRPGTTQVRKLGGLHRFMAWDRALLTDSGGYQVFSLSDLRKVTEEGVSFRSHLDGSSLFLSPETATQAQIDLGADIIMAFDE; this is translated from the coding sequence ATGTCCCTGGAATTCCGCATCGAGGCCACCTGCGGCCCGGCCCGCGCCGGCCGCCTCATCACGCCCCACGGCGAGGTGGAGACCCCCGTCTTCATGCCTGTGGGGACGCTGGCGACGGTCAAGGGCGTGCCCCAGCACCTGCTGGAAGAGCTGGGCGTCAACATCCTGCTCAGCAATACCTACCACCTGTTGCTCCGGCCGGGAACGACGCAGGTTCGCAAGCTGGGAGGCCTGCACCGCTTCATGGCCTGGGACCGCGCCCTGCTCACCGACTCCGGTGGCTATCAGGTGTTCTCCCTCTCCGACCTGCGCAAAGTCACGGAAGAGGGCGTCTCGTTCCGCTCGCACCTGGACGGCTCGTCGCTCTTCCTGTCGCCGGAAACGGCCACCCAGGCGCAGATCGATCTGGGTGCGGACATCATCATGGCCTTCGACGAGTG
- the thrS gene encoding threonine--tRNA ligase: MAEMIRIRFPDGSEKEVPKGTNAMEIAKSISPRLAQAALVAKVKPLGSSNGDRLVDLTRPLEQDAEVRILTEKDPEALEVFRHSSAHLLAAAVLELFPETKLGHGPATESGFFYDFYREKPFTPEDLDKIEKKMAELVQQDIPYAQDFLPRKEGLERFKAEGDFMKCHFIEQFTAPEEKISLYRTGKFVDFCRGPHLPSTGKIKAFKLLNIAGAYWLGNEKNPQLQRIYGTSFYSKKELDEFLHKIEEAKKRDHRVLGKQLDLFSIQELAGPGLIFWHPKGGLIRKVMEDWLREEYLKRGYALVYTPHVARRQLWQTSGHEGYYVENMFDVMELDDAEYRMKPMNCPFHILIYKDALRSYRDLPIRLGELGTVYRYERSGVMHGLLRVRGFTQDDAHIFCTPQQIEDEIVGCMDFALAVLHTFGFEEFQVELSTWNPEDRKNFLGSDEQWTLANRSLESALQRRNIEYKIIPGEAAFYGPKIDVKLVDAIGRLWQLSTIQFDFNLPQRFALEYVGEDGQRHQPLMVHRALYGSVERFFGVLIEHYAGAFPVWLSPVQTAIVPISERHLEYANKVAEQLKAAAVRVEVDGRNEKMNAKIREHALQKVPFILVVGDKEAEAGKVNVRTRGKEKTEDMAAAEFVAKIAKLIADKAPSV, translated from the coding sequence ATGGCAGAGATGATCAGAATCAGGTTTCCCGACGGCAGCGAGAAGGAGGTGCCCAAGGGCACCAACGCGATGGAGATCGCGAAATCCATCAGCCCCCGGCTGGCCCAGGCGGCACTGGTGGCCAAGGTCAAGCCGCTGGGGTCGTCGAACGGCGACCGGCTGGTGGACCTGACCCGGCCCCTGGAGCAGGACGCCGAAGTCCGCATCCTCACCGAGAAGGACCCGGAGGCGCTCGAAGTCTTCCGCCATTCGTCGGCGCACCTGCTGGCGGCGGCGGTACTGGAGTTGTTCCCCGAGACCAAGCTCGGCCATGGCCCCGCCACCGAAAGCGGGTTCTTCTATGACTTCTACCGCGAGAAGCCCTTCACCCCGGAGGACCTGGACAAGATCGAGAAGAAGATGGCGGAGCTGGTGCAGCAGGACATCCCCTACGCCCAGGACTTCCTGCCGCGCAAGGAGGGGCTGGAGAGGTTCAAGGCGGAGGGCGATTTCATGAAGTGCCATTTCATCGAGCAGTTCACCGCGCCCGAGGAGAAGATTTCGCTCTACCGCACCGGCAAGTTCGTGGACTTCTGTCGCGGGCCGCACCTGCCTTCGACCGGCAAGATCAAGGCCTTCAAGCTGCTCAACATCGCCGGCGCCTACTGGCTGGGGAACGAGAAGAACCCGCAGCTGCAGCGCATCTACGGCACCTCGTTCTATTCCAAGAAGGAGCTGGACGAGTTCCTGCACAAGATCGAGGAGGCGAAGAAGCGCGACCACCGGGTGCTGGGCAAGCAGCTCGACCTGTTCTCCATCCAGGAGCTGGCCGGGCCGGGGCTGATCTTCTGGCACCCCAAGGGCGGGCTCATCCGCAAGGTGATGGAGGACTGGCTGCGCGAGGAGTACCTGAAGCGCGGCTACGCCCTGGTGTACACGCCGCACGTCGCCCGCCGCCAGCTGTGGCAGACCTCGGGACACGAGGGCTATTACGTCGAGAACATGTTCGACGTCATGGAGCTGGACGACGCCGAGTACCGCATGAAGCCCATGAATTGCCCCTTCCACATCCTGATCTACAAGGATGCGCTGCGCTCCTACCGCGACCTGCCCATCCGCCTGGGCGAGCTGGGCACGGTGTACCGCTACGAGCGCTCGGGGGTGATGCACGGGCTGCTGCGTGTCCGCGGCTTCACCCAGGACGACGCTCACATCTTCTGCACCCCGCAGCAGATCGAAGACGAGATCGTGGGCTGCATGGATTTCGCCCTGGCCGTGCTGCACACCTTCGGCTTCGAGGAGTTCCAGGTGGAGCTCTCTACCTGGAACCCGGAAGACCGCAAGAACTTCCTGGGCAGCGATGAGCAGTGGACGCTGGCCAACCGCTCGCTGGAGAGCGCGCTGCAACGGCGCAACATCGAGTACAAGATCATCCCCGGGGAGGCTGCGTTCTACGGCCCCAAGATCGACGTCAAGCTGGTGGACGCCATCGGCCGGCTGTGGCAGCTCTCCACCATCCAGTTCGATTTCAACCTGCCGCAGCGTTTCGCGCTGGAGTACGTGGGCGAGGACGGGCAGCGGCATCAGCCGTTGATGGTGCATCGCGCGCTCTACGGCTCGGTGGAGCGCTTCTTCGGCGTGCTCATCGAGCATTATGCCGGGGCGTTCCCGGTGTGGCTGTCGCCGGTGCAGACGGCAATCGTGCCTATCAGCGAGCGGCACCTGGAGTACGCCAACAAGGTCGCGGAGCAGTTGAAGGCCGCCGCTGTGCGGGTCGAGGTGGACGGGCGCAACGAGAAGATGAATGCCAAGATCCGCGAGCACGCGCTGCAGAAGGTGCCGTTCATCCTGGTGGTCGGCGACAAGGAAGCCGAGGCGGGCAAGGTCAACGTCCGCACCCGGGGCAAGGAAAAGACCGAGGACATGGCGGCAGCGGAGTTCGTGGCCAAGATCGCGAAGCTGATCGCCGACAAGGCGCCGTCGGTATGA
- a CDS encoding adenosine-specific kinase — protein MLEMEAVRIEFPSDANVIIGQTHFIKTIEDIYEAVTTTVPGGQFGVAFNEASGPCLVRADGNDEELKQVAIRNAQAIAAGHIFVLILRKAYPINLLNTIRAVPEVCSIYCATANPLEVIVARSGQGRGILGVIDGSAPKGVEGPNDIVARKEFLRKIGYKR, from the coding sequence ATGCTGGAAATGGAAGCGGTGCGCATCGAGTTCCCTTCCGACGCCAACGTCATCATCGGGCAGACGCACTTCATCAAGACCATCGAAGACATCTACGAGGCGGTCACCACCACGGTGCCGGGCGGGCAGTTCGGGGTAGCGTTCAACGAAGCCTCGGGGCCGTGCCTGGTGCGCGCCGACGGCAACGACGAAGAACTGAAGCAGGTGGCGATCCGGAACGCGCAGGCCATCGCCGCCGGACACATCTTCGTGCTCATCCTGCGCAAGGCCTATCCTATCAACTTGCTGAACACCATTCGCGCCGTGCCCGAGGTGTGCTCGATCTACTGCGCCACTGCCAACCCCCTGGAAGTCATCGTGGCCAGGAGCGGTCAGGGACGCGGCATCCTGGGTGTCATCGACGGCAGCGCGCCCAAGGGTGTCGAGGGGCCGAACGACATCGTGGCGCGGAAGGAGTTCCTGCGAAAGATCGGGTACAAACGCTAG